cccagggTTCTGTTCCaggactttattatccgacgcaggggcagtatcataTGCAGCCTCAGgctttaggccagtaccagacttagtcccagccagctgcacagtatcagtcaccgtcctctcagtcttctctggcacattatccagcaccgcctcagtggcaggcttctgcccagccgcatcAGCCGCTGGCAtcattaccacctcctcctccgccagagactggacatattcatgcgattaccagagaggatgcacagcgagccgacggatctgttttccgcggtatgatttccatttatgcatttttccgttgatatattgattgatactggtagctcgcattcttttatatctcgtaccttttgcgagagattggtagattacctacttttagactgcagcgattgaccgtctccctaccgtctggtgacactttagacgtcacccaggaggtcagaggttgcccgttagactttggcaacatgatacttacggtagatctactagtattggagatggtcgagtttgatatcattcttggcattgattggctgtcagtatatcatgctaccattGATTGGCagatgagggtggtcaccttccagcctccgaaccaaccctcgtggagtttcactggcattagagacgatggcatctcgattatttcagcgattcaggcacagaagctgctgtctcacggctatcatggttttctattatctttgattagtactgaggacagcagtagttcgcagctctccgacgttcctgtagtctaggagtacccagatgtatttccagaggagctgccaggtttgcctcccagaagaccagtggagtttgctattgagctgattccgggaactgagccgacatcgaaagctccgtatcgtatggcaccaaaggagttgaacgagctgaaggttcaactccaggagcttttagacaggggatttattcgccctagtgtttcaccatggggttctctagttctgtttgtcaagaaaaatgatggtactatgaggttatatattgactacaggcagcttaatgcagttaccgtcagaaataaatatcctttaccacagatcgaggatttgtttgatcagctcagaggtgcatcagtgtattctaagattgatctgcgatccggatatcatcagctgcgagtcagagactcagatattcagaagacagctttccgtaccagatacggtcattatgagtttttggtaatgccatttgggcttaccaatgctccagcggtgtttatggacttgatgaaccgcatctttctagagtatttggatcagtttgttatcgtcttcattgatgacatattggtctactctcgttctgaggaggagcacgcacagcatcttcgcacagttttggagattcttcgacgacagcagctgtacgcgaagttcagcaagtgtgcgttctggctatcctcagtcggttttctgggacacgtggtctctagcagaggtatttcagttgatcctcagaagatcgaggctgtcaccagttgggagcagccgaaatcagttcaggagatccgcagttttctgggactagcaggatattacagacggttcgttgagggtttctcgtgtattgctatgccgctgacacgccttaccaggaaaggcgtgaagttcatgtggtccgaggattgcgagaccagttttcaggagctgaagcggagattagtgtcggctctagttttggttttaccttctggagaggacggatttgtactctacaccgacgcatctcttcagggtttgggcgctgttctgatgcagcacggcagagtagtctcttatgcttctcgtcagttgaaggaacatgagaagaactacccagttcatgacctagagttagccgccatcatatatgctttgaagatttggcgtcatcatctgtacgacattacatttgagattctcactgatcataagagtctcaaatatattttcactcagaaggagcttaatctccgacagaggagatggatggagttcctaaaggactacgattgtaccattagctaccacccggggaaagctaatgtggttgcagatgtactcagcagaaagtccagagggactttggcttgccaccggacttcagtcacggatttgattcagggtttctctgagttagatcttgaggagcagggaccgacagagcagggtattctggttaccatggttgctcagtcgtcgatcaggactaggatccgagaggcccaggctggtgatcaacatttgcagttcattagcagtcagatagcttccgggcagcagaccgagttcacacgagacgaggagggtgttatatatttccgaggcagattatgcgtacctcagtctcatccggtcttacaggagctacttcaggaggcacaccacTCTCAATttgtgatccatccaggcgggacccgcatgtatcggaACTTGAGGCGTTCcgattggtggaacgacatgaagaaagacatcgcggatttcgtagctagatgtcttgtttgtcagcaggtgaaggctgagcaccagaaacctacagggttacttcagcggattcctattcctgagtggaagtgggatcatattaccatggactttgtggttgGGTTGccgaggtcatgatgcgatttgggtaatcgttgatcgattaaccaaatccgcacacttcttagcgatccggaggactgatcctttGGAttgattgacagatctgtattgtcgggagattatcagactacatggtgttacgttgagtatcatttcggatagagatccacggttcacgtctcgtttctggcagagtctgcagcaagccttgggcacacagctccgtttcagtacagccttccatccagacagatggacagtcagagcggaccattcagactttagaggacctgctgaggtcatgtgttatggatttcggaggcagttgggaggaccatctgccgttggtagagtttgcttacaacaacagcttccattcggctatccagatggcaccgtttgaggcgttgtatagtagaccttgtcagacacccatcctctgggatgaggttggagaggcccagttgttgggacctcatagagttcagcaggatgcagagttggtccgtactatcagacggaggatgtcagaggcgcaggaccgccagaagagttatgttgatcggagacgcagaccactggagttctctgttggcgaccatgtatttctgcgagtttcacccacgaaaggggtgaagaggtttggcctcagaggtaagctagctccgcggtacattggccctttcgagatcttggagaggatcggagcggtagcttaccgactggcactaccaccgtctctgtcaggcgttcacgatgtattccacgtatcgatgctaaggagatacgtgcccgatccgacgcatgtgctggcagatattccagttccagttcagcgtGACAtttcatatgaggaggttccggtacggattctcgaccggaaagaacgtcagttgcggaacaagactatccgactggttaaagtcggatggcagcatcattcggatgaggaggctacttgggagctcgaggatactatccgagctcgatatccccatcttttcacttgaggtatgtgatttatttaccgttcagcatttatactctatatctgttgttagtacttgctgatggtagataacgaaatttggggaccaaatttttattagtgggggagaatgtaaaataccgaaaataggcaaatattgataagggaatttttcgaaatttttcggagctcgtacggacgagttgatggggataaaaacggggtccggaaaagcctgtttaggttaccctgttttaatgaggaaaagatttcttttcttttccttttccttttctttttctttttcttattatttttctttatttttttcgcCGTTTTCCTCAGTTTCTTCTCCCCGAAACCGCCcgcgccctctccttgccctaacctccTCTACGCCGACACTagccgcctcctcctcttctccgaggCCGATTTCCTCCCCTCTTCTCATTTCCTTCCTCCCCCAGAGTCGAACTCCTCTCCTCTTCTGCCCTAGCCTTTGCACAGCGTCAccgctgccctctctggaccgAAGCAGCGCCGACCACCGCGACtccctcctttcttcttcccgagacCTCGCCGGCCACTAGGTTCGACCTAGCGCCACCGCacctctccgatctcctctgtgTCGGCCTCCTCCacaccgtgccctaattccccGATCTCCTCTCATCAGAGTCGAGCCTTCCTCACAGCGACTCGTGCCCTAGATCACCGGGGATAGGGAGTGTGCGCCGAGGACAAGGCTGATCACCAAGTTCTGTCGTGCCATCTACAAACCCTTGTTTGGTCCGGTGCCACCAGATCGAGTCGGTGCTTTCTTCCGTGCTTCCACGCGATAATGGATCTGTGCCATCGTTGGTGCTTGCACTGTTGACACTCATCTGTGGTAAGGAGGTCAAATTAAACTTGTGTTGGTGATAGGTTAATGTGTTGGATTCTAATCTTGTCCTCTGTATCCGGTTGTTTTCAGTGAGGCAAGGTTTTGTTCTGTGGGATTTCCGGTAGAAATTCCCTCCAGTAGCACCTGGTTTCCGCAgcggctgtgatttgaggtaaagtgtaggatcgtgatacattttgtagtgaatttggattatatggttagtaggttggtttagggtttatcctaAATAGatcttaagaatttatttagctatttatataaattgtagctaaataaaatatatttgattgttcgtgacttagggttttgacgcgagacgagtatctcgattaccggattggaccactttattggaggcaggtactttgacttatgtcttttgatatgcataataaagtgtttaacatatagcaatgattgtgttttccatttgtttcggttggtcactacatgatctgttacatgttgcttgtttacttattttacactgcatgttattatttatctgaccatacatgctttaggtagtgacccaaccatatgatacattatgttcaggacctagggtttatttgataccctatctgtttgtgtaccttccatctgatacattgacttgtggtacaccttttatttatgtatggatcttgctatgctattcatgatattgctatgtttagtgtcatgcatcatcttgcatgattgcatgctgtgcgattgtctgctccgttattgtgagcacatcggcagttacatgtatctgtacaaaccaccactcataggttagtggtatatcagacaggtgtgtggcagttctgttgtttggctccgttggtctggtgactttgcgtggtagccgacagacattccgctctgtttggctccgttggtttagtgtagcagcgttgtagccggcaggcagttggactttgtttggctccgttggtctgctcatgggtagtgtgactcagcgtagtagccggcagagagtcctccccgtcattgtgtaccgggagatgagagcattgcgctcccccatttattattccggggtaggagtatgtgtgtactccgacagcatcccgtccactcggtcactcatcaggggtagtgatgtcagagtgcacggttgtcacagccctacccactcagactcaccattgtgtgtgagatggcgtcaggggtgaccatgtcattggcatcatatgcatgatgcatttattgtttgtgtttgctgcatttacttgctgcatttatttggatgcatttgactgacatgcatacaggattatgacactctcggtctgatgacccagttacctttataccttgatcctggttagtacagttttctcttgtttttgttccagttgcatttatccttctcgtattcaggagactgtacgcatgattagtgttgtctgttatttactttattttgcatatcagttgtacctgctgagtgttggactcaccccacctccattgttgttatattttcaggttgaggctatccggaacagttccagtcgctagtccccatctgcatgTAGTGCCAGTCCTttgctggtcttgagttgttgtttatccttagtttctctatcagactttgtttttagtcctgtattgttttacttatgatattataTGGATTCTTATCGTGTGATggatttgttggagtgtatactgaaagcctaagctttgtaaacattcattatgaataaagaatcacatttggtcaaattgtctacatttagttgtagttgttcaattaatttatactgtagataacatagtatgtggtgccacatgcagaagataatgttatcaataccttataaattataaacagtagctcacgaccaaaatggaaaggaacaaaccattagaagattgtagtgtaattaggtatcagtttatcttgactgtataattacactagtacacttagagtgtagtgagtaggaccatttgaggtcgtttcttttatactgactttttaaagaaacaaagacctcggttattatggaagtgtgtgctcttaatcctaatataataacaagcacatatatttgatatttatttctttaatttatcaatgggtgagatttagttcgatgaatcaataagcccgataagttgggaaatggtatcacttatagtgtgtgttgttgattatagaaggaaactgtgtcctagagatactaggttgataatgtcctcaagaggagttcataaggattgtcatgttaaaccctgcaggtggacttagtccgacatgatgataaggttgagtggtactactcttggactaagatattaattaaatgagttgtcagtaactcacttaattagtggacattcgatatcttaaacacagggagactaacacactcataataagaaggagcccaaaatataatttgggattggtgcggtagttcaataatagttctctagtggaatgaattattattgataaaattaagttgtgtgttcggggcgaacacgggatgcttaattttatcgggagaccaaaaccaattcctcctctcggtccctatcgtagcctcttatttatagagtactatacccacctatacccactttctatacccacctaataggggccggccaagctagcttgggaaccaagctagggtcggcctaagcataaattggtgtggccggccctagcttgaacccaagctagaggggccggccatattaaattaaaaaggattttaattttaatttttattatctggaagatataatttattaaagagaattaaaattaaaatatctctcttgtaaaagatctacaaaagattaaagaaagagattagatctctttccttatttgtagattggtgagatattttattttctctttaaaaattattcacatgttgttaaattaaaattatagaaatttctttttatcaaccatgaagagatttttgaagagaaattttatttttaaaatttccggaaacaaattaggaagttttaatttgttgattaaaacttgtctaatttatttcttttgatgtggccggccaatattattttaattagaaattttatttttctcaattaaatcatgtcaaggaaattaaggaaattttattgtaattaaatttcctaatttgcctaggccaaggaataaaAAAGAatgggtaggggtgccttcatgagagacaacatctattatttctctccctcttttgttccttggtgtggccggccatcatcatcctctccctctcttcctcttgtggtggccgaacctctctctccccttggagctcttgtggtggccggatactatttggagaagaagaagaagaaggagagaaagctagcatctcttggagcttggttggtgttttgatcttcttccttggtgaagcttccttgttgtggccgaacctagctaggaggagaagaaggtggttggtggtttctcatctcggaagatcgttgcccacacaacatccgaggttagaagaggaatacgatagaagatcaagaggtctttctaaaaggtataactagtagtttttccttttccgcatcatactagttatttatggaaataataccaaatacaagaggcttacgttctagtatttcgaatatgttttttcgatgttgtgttcttttgatttatttttccttgtgatttgattgttcttttcggttaacctaaagttattttaggaaattaaatattagctttccataaaaggttttgtctagtcggtggtggttgctcccatatccaagaaggtcatgtgcctcgccacgtcagtactgggaaccaattatggaaattaatatttaatggaattaataacttaaggtgatttggatcgaacgtgttaagttccgcaggagatccaagtctaaacctaaaagaacaaatagattaagttttggatcaaacgtgttaagttccgcaggcgatccaaaatttaatttaaaagagcacatggtagctaggaaaaggttcagacctttgtacaaaatttttgtacagtggaacctctagattttccgagtagcaaccaacaattggtatcagagctagggttttgcctctgtgtatttggtattagtttaattatgcacatgccatacataatttaggcaggttaatagtaggatgtgctaactttgtggatgcaggatccaactattatggtttttagttattatgtgtgattggacccttggacatgataagggcatttatatgtgtgtgcatgattgtattaaaaatacagcaggagctgtatttagtttta
This region of Zingiber officinale cultivar Zhangliang chromosome 9A, Zo_v1.1, whole genome shotgun sequence genomic DNA includes:
- the LOC122019345 gene encoding uncharacterized protein LOC122019345: MPSAIASRSISVFNRQDSSFLDASAAMRFSDQKMSMEKPPRKPTTDYYLNQDRQKSYVDRRRRPLEFSVGDHVFLRVSPTKGVKRFGLRGKLAPRYIGPFEILERIGAVAYRLALPPSLSGVHDVFHVSMLRRYVPDPTHVLADIPVPVQRDISYEEVPVRILDRKERQLRNKTIRLVKVGWQHHSDEEATWELEDTIRARYPH